A portion of the Bacillus sp. es.034 genome contains these proteins:
- a CDS encoding YwpF-like family protein, with the protein MKTFKVISLQVVEDEVLHDFELVDGLIINKEDGQKTWLVETYMSNEYIEFFQKAQQSKEDLEIQVVISHAANDPAAFMTSIRCIKEMDKHISIMFEGKLKKQRNEYAEILLDDLVQKGYSGDELVREFREKMVSKPRIPSTAKPSV; encoded by the coding sequence ATGAAAACCTTTAAAGTGATTTCCCTTCAAGTAGTGGAGGACGAGGTACTGCATGACTTTGAGCTTGTGGACGGTCTAATCATCAATAAAGAAGACGGTCAGAAGACATGGCTTGTCGAAACGTATATGTCAAATGAATACATCGAATTTTTCCAGAAGGCCCAGCAAAGTAAAGAAGACTTGGAAATCCAGGTCGTGATTTCCCATGCTGCCAATGATCCGGCTGCCTTCATGACATCCATCCGTTGCATCAAAGAAATGGATAAACATATCAGCATTATGTTTGAAGGAAAATTGAAGAAACAGCGGAATGAATATGCGGAGATTCTGCTTGATGACTTGGTGCAGAAAGGGTACTCCGGGGATGAACTCGTTCGGGAGTTCCGTGAGAAGATGGTGTCTAAGCCAAGGATTCCGTCAACGGCAAAACCAAGTGTTTAA
- the ssb gene encoding single-stranded DNA-binding protein codes for MINQVTLVGRLTKDPEARKTMEGKSVLSVTIAVNRPYKNQQGQVDADFVLCTIWNRAADNTEKYCRKGSVVGVTGRIQTRYFENDQGKRTYITEVVAENIRFLDSKQASPVTPEPSKKEPIELPF; via the coding sequence GTGATCAACCAAGTGACCCTGGTGGGAAGGCTGACAAAAGATCCAGAAGCGAGAAAAACGATGGAAGGAAAATCAGTACTCAGTGTGACGATTGCCGTGAACCGGCCTTATAAGAACCAGCAAGGCCAAGTTGATGCCGACTTTGTACTCTGTACGATTTGGAACCGTGCAGCGGATAATACGGAGAAATACTGCAGGAAGGGTTCCGTCGTCGGGGTGACGGGCCGCATCCAAACACGTTACTTCGAAAATGATCAAGGAAAGCGCACGTATATCACCGAAGTCGTCGCTGAAAACATCCGGTTCCTGGACAGTAAGCAGGCGTCCCCGGTGACACCTGAACCGAGCAAGAAAGAACCAATCGAATTGCCGTTCTAA
- a CDS encoding DEAD/DEAH box helicase: MLKLSSVKINVHTTEYEDRFFITAENDEGELLPPKEWKGQLFLWHEESYYGTLLEEAEGGIPVTKWQFLTLLAGEHFSGMIQWDWDETGQACIAIAPVIYEAVEAGRWLPRFEEWQEKGLQFHIPDEVWSNFNDEFWEEELPDGGPSLKNLTESWFQGALNEAMASGGSSAMKRIQKLKESTLTSEELDAYFDERRWSEWIAGADEELPFSIGLRITEPLDEDESWELETILRDRKKQNRIISLAEDTVPPSWKKHLPDVSEEQERWMKMLPILRDTDGSLRTALGEHDAWDFLSVLSEKLIDLDIEILLPSWWEAMKDAQVLVKAKLKNTDTSYRKSFVGLNAMLDFDWRLSMNGVNLSEDDFNQLVDDQRRLVKIRGQWMKLDPAMIRRIQQMMTKAKQEGISIQDMLEQELVPRDEDESDVDPDDDEHDPYQYARIQLELNRSMKKMVHQLTNVSSIPLTETPDSFIGELRPYQQLGMSWMLFLRKFGFGACLADDMGLGKTVQLITYLQHVRDTEKPETPSLIVAPTSVLGNWQRELEKFAPDLKVHLHYGPTRAKGDGFASAIKDVDVVLTSYGLSHIDYDELSLVEWTSISLDEAQNIKNANTKQSRAIRKLSGKHHIALTGTPMENRLSELWSIFDFLNHGYLGGFTQYQKNYIAPIEKDENEEKVKELQAKIKPFLLRRTKKDPEVELNLPEKLEQKEYCHLTAEQAALYEQLVKDTLTKIETLSGFERKGLILQMLNQLKQLCNHPALYLKEPDPKSILSRSEKMQKLKDIVETALESGEACLIFTQYISMGEMIQDVMKEEFDVNVPFLNGSTAKGKRDELVEKFQNGDFPVFLLSLKAGGTGLNLTAANHVVHYDRWWNPAVENQATDRAYRIGQKRFVHVHKLVSSGTLEEKIDAMLMKKQALNDEIIRSDQWVTELSDQDLESLLVLE, translated from the coding sequence ATGCTTAAACTGTCTTCCGTCAAAATCAATGTCCATACAACTGAATATGAAGACCGTTTCTTCATCACTGCGGAAAACGACGAAGGCGAACTCCTTCCCCCAAAAGAATGGAAGGGGCAGCTGTTTCTTTGGCATGAAGAAAGCTACTATGGGACCCTGCTCGAGGAAGCTGAGGGCGGAATCCCTGTCACCAAGTGGCAGTTCCTGACCCTTCTTGCCGGCGAGCACTTCAGCGGCATGATCCAGTGGGACTGGGATGAAACCGGCCAGGCATGCATTGCGATTGCCCCGGTCATCTATGAGGCCGTCGAAGCCGGACGCTGGCTGCCGCGCTTTGAAGAATGGCAGGAAAAAGGACTGCAGTTTCACATTCCCGATGAAGTATGGTCAAATTTCAACGACGAATTCTGGGAAGAAGAGCTTCCCGATGGAGGTCCGTCCCTCAAGAATTTAACCGAATCCTGGTTTCAGGGTGCGTTGAATGAGGCGATGGCGTCGGGTGGCTCGAGTGCGATGAAAAGGATCCAGAAGCTGAAGGAAAGTACGCTGACGTCTGAAGAGCTGGATGCGTATTTTGATGAAAGACGATGGAGTGAATGGATCGCCGGGGCTGATGAGGAGCTGCCGTTTTCCATCGGGCTCCGGATCACGGAACCCCTTGATGAAGATGAATCCTGGGAACTTGAAACGATTTTACGGGACCGCAAGAAACAGAACCGGATCATATCCCTTGCTGAAGACACGGTCCCCCCTTCCTGGAAAAAACATCTCCCGGACGTATCGGAAGAGCAGGAACGCTGGATGAAGATGCTGCCGATCCTCCGCGATACGGATGGCTCCCTCCGCACGGCTCTTGGTGAGCATGATGCCTGGGATTTCTTATCCGTCTTAAGTGAGAAGCTCATCGATCTCGATATTGAGATCCTCCTCCCATCCTGGTGGGAAGCGATGAAGGATGCCCAGGTACTCGTGAAAGCAAAGCTGAAAAACACGGACACGAGCTATCGTAAATCCTTCGTGGGTCTCAACGCCATGCTCGATTTCGACTGGCGTCTCTCCATGAACGGCGTCAATCTTTCAGAGGATGACTTCAATCAGCTCGTAGATGATCAACGCCGCTTGGTGAAGATTCGCGGTCAATGGATGAAGCTCGACCCTGCCATGATTCGCCGGATTCAACAGATGATGACGAAAGCTAAACAGGAAGGAATCTCGATCCAGGATATGCTCGAACAGGAGCTTGTCCCCCGTGACGAGGATGAGTCGGACGTGGATCCAGACGACGATGAGCATGATCCTTATCAATACGCCAGGATCCAGCTCGAACTCAACCGTTCCATGAAAAAAATGGTTCATCAGCTGACGAATGTGTCATCGATTCCGCTTACAGAAACGCCTGATAGTTTTATCGGTGAGCTCCGTCCCTATCAGCAGCTTGGGATGAGCTGGATGCTCTTTTTGCGGAAGTTTGGCTTTGGCGCCTGTCTTGCCGATGACATGGGACTCGGAAAAACAGTGCAGCTCATCACGTATCTGCAACATGTGAGGGATACCGAAAAACCGGAAACCCCTTCCCTGATCGTTGCCCCTACCTCCGTTCTCGGAAACTGGCAGCGTGAGTTGGAGAAGTTTGCTCCGGACTTGAAGGTTCATCTACATTACGGTCCTACCCGTGCGAAGGGTGATGGTTTTGCTAGTGCGATCAAGGATGTCGATGTGGTGCTCACCTCTTACGGCTTGTCCCATATCGATTATGACGAGCTATCACTCGTCGAATGGACATCGATTTCCCTTGATGAAGCCCAGAATATCAAGAACGCGAATACGAAACAGTCCCGTGCGATCCGAAAGCTGAGCGGCAAGCATCATATTGCTCTCACCGGAACCCCGATGGAGAATCGTCTGTCGGAACTGTGGTCGATCTTTGATTTCCTGAACCACGGCTATCTCGGTGGGTTCACCCAGTACCAAAAAAATTACATCGCTCCCATAGAAAAAGACGAGAACGAAGAAAAAGTCAAAGAGCTTCAGGCCAAAATCAAGCCATTCTTACTGCGTCGTACGAAGAAAGATCCTGAAGTCGAATTGAACCTGCCTGAAAAACTCGAGCAGAAAGAATATTGTCACCTGACTGCCGAGCAGGCGGCCTTGTATGAGCAACTCGTGAAAGACACGCTCACTAAAATCGAAACACTGAGCGGATTTGAGCGCAAAGGATTGATTCTGCAAATGCTCAACCAGCTGAAGCAGCTCTGTAACCACCCGGCTCTGTATTTAAAAGAACCGGATCCGAAGTCGATCCTATCCCGCTCTGAAAAAATGCAGAAACTGAAGGACATCGTGGAAACCGCCCTCGAATCCGGCGAAGCCTGCCTGATCTTCACCCAGTATATCTCAATGGGCGAGATGATCCAGGACGTGATGAAGGAAGAGTTCGATGTGAATGTCCCGTTCCTGAACGGAAGCACGGCTAAAGGAAAACGGGATGAACTCGTCGAGAAATTCCAAAACGGGGACTTCCCTGTCTTTCTTCTATCACTGAAAGCCGGCGGTACCGGTCTGAACCTGACCGCTGCCAATCACGTCGTCCACTACGACCGCTGGTGGAACCCTGCCGTCGAGAACCAGGCCACCGACCGTGCTTATCGGATCGGCCAGAAACGTTTCGTCCATGTGCACAAGCTGGTATCATCCGGCACCCTTGAAGAAAAAATCGATGCCATGCTCATGAAAAAGCAGGCTCTGAACGACGAAATCATCCGCAGTGACCAGTGGGTGACAGAATTGTCGGATCAGGATTTGGAATCGTTGTTGGTGTTGGAATAG
- a CDS encoding alkaline phosphatase, producing MKTLKHLTILLTLLTLTLPAASTTAAPPSHKNVILMIMDGTNSDILTLSRWYRGTDLKLDTILRGGVRTYSAQSAITDSAAAGSAMATGVKTKADYIGMNPKGRPVLTVLEGAKLSGYNTGIVSTSPIQHATPAAFTSHVLNRDEFGDIGEQQVYQGLDVVLGGGAAWLKPQSKDHTKDDDGMLKTKQVSREDGENLLKKIHSSGYELVLKRDGLLRGTSSPKLWGVFADEDISYELDRPQLNPDEPSLAEMTRAAIDRLSQSEKGFFLMVEGSKVDWAAHKNDPVGMVSEVLSFDDAVSEALDFARKDGNTMVVAVTDHGNSGLTLGNHGTNRDYKSLPADRFIKPLKKARLTVKGATSQLKKDRSNLKEVLSNYGLSKLSEKEFGAMEAAKSVDELENKMVKLMAKRANLGFTTHGHTGEDVFLYSYGPDKPVGLIENTDIPQVISTYLGFSLGTSPLASWYVDGVKYYRDGGYEVSVEGRTSKNPVMVVKRDDLVLRFPENKDFYWRNDEKVGLKSVNVYDGETFYVHVEE from the coding sequence ATGAAAACACTCAAACACCTCACCATTCTCCTAACACTCCTAACCCTCACCCTCCCCGCCGCCTCCACAACTGCCGCCCCACCATCCCACAAAAACGTCATCCTCATGATCATGGACGGCACCAACTCCGACATCCTCACCCTGTCCCGCTGGTATCGAGGGACGGACCTCAAGCTCGATACGATTCTCAGAGGCGGCGTCCGGACCTATTCCGCCCAGTCCGCCATCACCGATTCCGCTGCAGCAGGTTCAGCCATGGCGACAGGTGTGAAGACGAAGGCCGATTATATAGGGATGAACCCCAAAGGACGTCCCGTCTTGACCGTCCTCGAAGGCGCCAAACTGTCCGGCTACAACACCGGCATCGTGTCCACCTCCCCCATCCAGCATGCCACCCCTGCTGCGTTCACCTCCCATGTTTTGAACCGGGATGAATTCGGGGATATCGGTGAACAGCAGGTGTACCAAGGTTTGGACGTTGTGTTAGGCGGTGGTGCTGCATGGTTGAAGCCGCAATCCAAGGACCACACAAAAGACGACGACGGCATGCTGAAAACAAAACAGGTCAGCCGTGAAGACGGAGAAAACCTTTTAAAAAAAATCCACTCTTCAGGATATGAGCTGGTTCTTAAGAGGGACGGACTTCTAAGAGGGACGTCATCACCCAAGCTGTGGGGAGTGTTCGCAGATGAAGACATCTCTTATGAACTGGACCGTCCTCAGCTGAATCCAGATGAGCCTTCCCTTGCAGAGATGACCCGCGCAGCCATTGACAGGCTTTCACAAAGTGAAAAAGGATTCTTCCTCATGGTCGAAGGCAGCAAGGTGGACTGGGCCGCTCATAAGAACGATCCAGTCGGGATGGTCAGTGAGGTATTGAGTTTTGACGATGCAGTCAGTGAAGCCCTTGATTTTGCCCGGAAAGACGGGAACACCATGGTGGTTGCAGTGACAGATCACGGAAACAGCGGACTGACACTTGGGAATCACGGGACAAACAGAGATTATAAAAGTCTGCCTGCCGATCGATTCATCAAACCTTTAAAGAAAGCCAGGCTTACCGTCAAGGGGGCCACCTCCCAGCTGAAGAAGGATCGATCGAATTTAAAAGAGGTTCTTTCAAACTATGGGTTGAGTAAACTAAGCGAGAAGGAATTTGGCGCAATGGAAGCCGCAAAGAGCGTTGACGAACTTGAAAATAAGATGGTGAAACTGATGGCGAAGCGGGCAAATCTCGGCTTCACCACACACGGCCATACCGGCGAAGACGTCTTTTTATATTCATATGGACCAGATAAGCCGGTCGGACTAATCGAAAACACCGACATTCCACAGGTGATTTCTACTTATTTGGGATTTTCACTGGGGACCAGTCCGCTCGCATCATGGTATGTGGATGGGGTGAAATATTACCGGGATGGGGGTTATGAGGTGTCGGTTGAGGGACGGACCTCTAAAAACCCGGTGATGGTGGTGAAGCGTGATGATTTGGTGCTCCGCTTTCCCGAAAATAAGGATTTTTATTGGAGAAATGATGAAAAAGTGGGGTTGAAGAGCGTGAATGTGTATGATGGGGAGACGTTTTATGTGCATGTGGAGGAGTAG
- a CDS encoding HlyD family efflux transporter periplasmic adaptor subunit translates to MKKRTIFYSTLTFSLLFIGTNTYLIEKANSKVDREVHVDNWEVSRKDDLVKELPKPGVVTAEDESYIYFNDEFGSFKKFLVKEGDQVTNGTPLYEYEVTDQTQQKSVLESEVEKLEDEIDSIEDTISDLKSLESSLPFVSSDEKEIPIAASALQSEVELKKEIAAKELEVERNQSQIDNLERQISDIDSYETTLTFQSSVDGTIKHLSHKLDNPLITIASESTIVTTDLTEKEIITVKENMNATVQSDVEKATLKGIVTKVSTLPKNDPHLQTDSMYPVEVKIQDGENNLLPGHHVFLSIITENTNGSIVLPVTAIEKDGTGKFVWLLTKNGTVEKRKVKTGLEVGGQQQIVTGVKAGEYYIVYPDDITALKHGTPFITGIDWNRINVNGLKKLDRATVLENLLVGILERK, encoded by the coding sequence ATGAAGAAAAGAACCATATTTTATAGCACATTGACGTTCTCTCTATTGTTTATTGGTACAAACACCTATTTGATCGAAAAAGCAAATAGCAAGGTGGACCGTGAAGTGCATGTGGACAACTGGGAAGTCAGCAGAAAAGATGACTTGGTCAAAGAGCTCCCCAAGCCCGGTGTCGTTACAGCCGAAGATGAGAGCTACATCTATTTTAACGACGAATTTGGATCCTTCAAGAAATTCTTAGTGAAGGAAGGCGATCAGGTTACGAACGGAACACCCCTTTACGAATATGAAGTAACCGATCAAACACAACAAAAAAGTGTATTAGAATCCGAAGTGGAAAAACTGGAGGATGAGATTGATAGTATTGAAGATACCATCAGTGACTTAAAAAGCCTTGAATCATCACTCCCGTTCGTGTCATCCGATGAAAAGGAAATTCCCATTGCGGCAAGCGCACTTCAGTCCGAAGTAGAATTAAAAAAAGAAATCGCTGCAAAAGAACTTGAAGTGGAACGAAACCAGAGTCAAATTGATAATCTGGAACGGCAGATTTCGGATATTGACTCGTATGAAACGACCTTGACCTTTCAAAGCAGCGTGGATGGGACGATCAAACATCTCTCACATAAGTTAGACAATCCTTTAATCACGATTGCTTCAGAGTCGACCATCGTTACGACCGATCTTACAGAGAAAGAAATCATAACAGTAAAAGAAAACATGAATGCCACCGTTCAATCGGATGTGGAGAAAGCAACCCTGAAAGGTATCGTCACAAAGGTTTCGACCCTTCCCAAAAACGATCCACACCTGCAAACGGACAGTATGTATCCTGTCGAGGTAAAGATTCAGGATGGTGAAAATAACCTTCTTCCTGGCCATCATGTGTTTTTATCCATCATTACTGAGAATACAAATGGATCCATTGTGCTTCCTGTTACAGCCATTGAAAAAGACGGTACAGGAAAATTCGTCTGGCTCCTTACAAAGAACGGAACCGTTGAAAAAAGAAAAGTCAAAACAGGGCTCGAGGTGGGTGGTCAGCAGCAAATTGTAACAGGCGTCAAAGCCGGTGAATATTACATTGTGTATCCTGATGACATCACAGCATTAAAGCATGGGACTCCATTCATAACAGGGATTGATTGGAACAGGATCAATGTGAACGGGCTAAAAAAATTGGACCGTGCAACTGTATTAGAAAACCTTTTGGTCGGAATATTAGAGCGGAAGTAG